Proteins found in one Raphanus sativus cultivar WK10039 unplaced genomic scaffold, ASM80110v3 Scaffold0023, whole genome shotgun sequence genomic segment:
- the LOC108835694 gene encoding uncharacterized protein LOC108835694 → MDVSEDLARDYHPRLYPEWASIFENKLINTNSRFGEIPKLIDGIGKEVWDNLKRYPVGLIARLVESKLVWSDPLPEKSFEPDPENYKALWELLNVPLGYGPAFDELVDALTLCRTWSADQRKWFGLLFLQAVGLYGLHHNSRIPFESAKRVFDDDAMMTYPWGGSYTLSGFKDVLLVWVYESVTVFGEIFGKVVRPGEIPLLRWGGSRTRASIATTIAKEINNQTYESCNVLVRKMVMKERLEELFPQWKDEADDPQLDNLIKDIHADRFVRDFYVQSNENNKKTKAVVSSKAESPSKKQKKDKKNKEVKINEVETAAVEVKESAKEKGRSEDVLMKIVAHLANLDRKFDSRLTEYDTKFGDFSRGLLDTIGDTVKATVEERLRVLGVVESAKNVRVSEDSGSQTEPEFIGSQPALPVTVNQPQKTPDKGQSVKNLADDIAKADAKGMGAKLNSKVIWDKADGVKNNLDSAFGNADATNADLVSDSPGKEPPLGRGGRGKGKKKKQEESELRKKKAAELKKKKQQEEAELNKEKQQEEADLKKAIPTSKSSRSGTIRIPIPTKKSEAKTDELLPESDVEEDERKRCGRIKEYRLKAVQLSPQGSQRSEDFGPSVPFPHIGDNVTTCMRKGFEPSPAIYDPLGPVDPAKRDNLLEHLKPHE, encoded by the exons aTGGATGTTTCCGAAGATCTAGCAAGGGATTACCATCCAAGACTTTACCCTGAATGGGCttctatttttgaaaataaactcATTAATACGAATAGCCGTTTTGGGGAAATCCCTAAACTTATAGACGGAATTGGAAAAGAGGTGTGGGATAATCTGAAGAGGTATCCTGTTGGATTGATTGCTAGACTGGTTGAGAGCAAATTGGTGTGGTCTG ATCCACTGCCAGAAAAAAGTTTTGAACCTGATCCAGAGAATTACAAAGCGTTGTGGGAGTTGTTGAATGTGCCGCTTGGGTACGGACCCGCGTTTGATGAACTTGTAGACGCTTTAACGTTATGTCGAACCTGGAGTGCTGATCAGCGGAAATGGTTTGGGCTGTTGTTTCTTCAAGCCGTGGGACTTTATGGCTTGCATCATAATAGTAGAATACCCTTTGAAAGTGCAAAAAGAGTATTCGATGATGACGCCATGATGACTTATCCTTGGG GAGGGTCGTACACCCTTAGCGGCTTCAAGGACGTGTTATTGGTTTGGGTGTACGAATCTGTCACAGTGTTCGGAGAGATTTTTGGCAAAGTAGTGAGACCAGGCGAAATTCCGCTTTTGCGATGGGGTGGAAGTCGTACTCGTGCAAGTATTGCTACTACAATAGCTAAGGAGATTAATAATCAGACCTATGAATCCTGTAAT GTGCTTGTGAGGAAAATGGTGATGAAGGAGCGTCTAGAAGAGCTGTTTCCTCAATGGAAGGATGAAGCAGATGACCCACAACTTGATAACCTAATTAAAGATATACATGCAGATAGGTTTGTTAGAGATTTTTATGTGCAATCGAATGAGAACAACAAAAAAACGAAGGCTGTAGTTTCGTCAAAGGCTGAGTCACCCTCAAAGAAGCAGAAGAAAGATAAGAAAAACAAGGAGGTGAAAATCAATGAGGTTGAAACTGCTGCTGTAGAGGTGAAGGAGAGTGCAAAGGAGAAGGGTCGTAGCGAAGATGTTCTGATGAAAATAGTTGCTCATCTCGCGAATTTGGACCGAAAATTTGACTCGAGATTAACAGAATACGACACCAAGTTTGGAGATTTTTCCCGAGGCCTTTTGGATACCATTGGAGATACAGTGAAAGCTACAGTTGAAGAGCGTCTGAGAGTTTTGGGGGTTGTAGAAAGTGCCAAAAACGTGAGGGTCTCAGAAGACAGCGGTAGTCAAACTGAACCGGAGTTTATTGGTAGTCAACCTGCACTCCCTGTGACGGTCAACCAACCGCAAAAGACCCCTGATAAAGGCCAATCCGTCAAGAATCTGGCAGATGATATTGCTAAAGCTGATGCGAAAGGTATGGGAGCAAAGCTGAATTCGAAGGTTATCTGGGATAAGGCTGATGGGGTGAAAAATAACTTGGATTCGGCGTTTGGTAATGCCGATGCAACAAATGCTGATTTGGTCTCTGATTCTCCTGGTAAGGAACCACCACTCGGACGCGGTGGCAGGGGCAAAGGG aagaagaagaagcaagaagaGTCTGAGTTAAGGAAGAAAAAAGCGGCTGAGTTAAAGAAGAAAAAGCAGCAAGAAGAGGCTGAGTTAAATAAGGAAAAGCAGCAAGAAGAGGCTGACTTAAAAAAGGCTATTCCTACTTCAAAAAGCAGTCGCAGTGGTACAATAAGAATACCCATTCCGACTAAGAAAAGTGAGGCGAAAACAGACGAACTGTTGCCGGAATCTGATGTGGAGGAAGATGAAAGGAAAAGGTGTGGGAGAATAAAGGAGTATCGGCTGAAAGCTGTTCAATTATCTCCACAAGGGTCTCAAAGGAGTGAGGATTTTGGTCCTTCTGTACCATTTCCCCACATCGGAGACAATGTAACGACGTGCATGAGAAAGGGTTTTGAACCTTCACCTGCAATATATGATCCCCTAGGACCTGTTGATCCGGCTAAAAGGGATAATCTTTTGGAACACCTAAAGCCACACGAGTAA
- the LOC108835683 gene encoding NADP-dependent malic enzyme 2-like has translation QKLKSLFLAFVIQEYSDFLHEFMCAVKQNYGEKVLVQFEDFANHNAYDLLSKYMDTHLVFNDDIQGTASVVLAGLIAAQKVLGKSLADHTFLFLGAGEAGTGIAELIALKISKENSSSLKVALFSGLE, from the exons CAGAAACTGAAAAGTTTGTTTTTGGCGTTTGTGATTCAGGAGTATTCAGACTTTCTGCACGAGTTCATGTGCGCTGTGAAGCAGAACTATGGAGAGAAAGTGTTGGTACAG TTTGAAGATTTTGCAAACCACAATGCGTATGACCTTCTGTCTAAGTACATGGATACTCATCTTGTCTTCAACGACGATATCCAG GGTACTGCATCCGTGGTGCTTGCTGGGCTTATTGCCGCTCAGAAGGTGCTTGGTAAAAGCCTTGCTGACCATACCTTCTTGTTCTTGGGTGCCGGAGAG GCTGGAACTGGTATTGCTGAGTTAATTGCTCTTAAAATTTCGAAAGAGAATAGTAGCTCTTTGAAAGTTGCTCTGTTCTCTGGCTTAGAATAA